From the genome of Acropora palmata chromosome 4, jaAcrPala1.3, whole genome shotgun sequence, one region includes:
- the LOC141879642 gene encoding zinc finger MYND domain-containing protein 10-like: MAGQTSVEVKQVLFATEAELFIEQLKTYPLKEIGSAKWMSQHEFIEKLNMQAIISASSQTDEFVKEFLITLEKIPTLIHELLAVELWKQKVFSKILDSGFNPHTTLPVYFVLFHEATVVSLLETILYHKEACEAAGDCILDLTDYCLRRITLLIAMHEEEVEDKEETSTRNDFSSVEELKVQERTIFFTVCIKCVSVLRYIIDSLTCLPLNVMTRLLNTHNTPVILVQLIENPPWIKRSKGKLMKFIDNKWKVISKNERLQLTKTDGQVWLAVYQLLMNEDCQRKYEFNSYSKEQILKLRGYMNEVLLDQIPSLMDLQRYLEQLAIMEPPAIKKDIVLEQVPEIRENLLKCNQGKWEKIAKYQKRAYFSPSAEDVKKQAKTWADTYNLDMLEELASEPSKCATCGQSATKRCSRCQTEWYCSRECQVKHWSKHKPACNLVVETKS, translated from the exons ATGGCGGGCCAGACGAGTGTTGAAGTAAAGCAAGTGTTATTCGCCACAGAAGCAGAACTGTTCATCGAGCAGTTAAAAACGTACCCACTCAAAGAAATAGGAAGTGCTAA GTGGATGAGTCAACATGAGTTCATAGAGAAACTGAACATGCAG GCCATCATTAGTGCGTCATCACAGACAGATGAATTTGTCAAGGAATTTCTTATAACTCTAGAAAAG ATTCCCACCTTAATTCATGAGCTGTTAGCCGTTGaactttggaaacaaaaagtCTTCTCAAAAATCTTGGATTCTGGCTTTAATCCTCATACGACCTTACCTGTTTATTTTGTG TTGTTTCATGAAGCCACTGTTGTCAGTCTGTTGGAAACAATTTTATATCACAAG GAAGCATGTGAAGCAGCAGGGGACTGTATCCTTGATCTTACTGATTACTGTCTGCGGAGAATAACTCTGCTAATTGCAAT GCATGAGGAAGAAGTAGAGGATAAAGAAGAAACAAGTACAAGAAATGACTTTTCAAGTGTAGAG GAGTTGAAGGTGCAAGAGAGGACAATTTTCTTTACAGTTTGCATCAAGTGTGTTTCAGTTCTTAGATACATCATCGACTCATTAACTTG cttACCGTTAAATGTGATGACACGACTTCTTAATACACACA acaCTCCGGTCATACTTGTTCAGTTGATAGAGAATCCACCATGGATTAAGAGAAGCAAAG gtaaattgatgaaatttattgacaataaatGGAAAGTAAtatccaaaaatgaaagactcCAGCTTACAAAAACGGATGGACAG gTGTGGCTTGCAGTGTATCAACTTCTTATGAACGAGGACTGTCAGAGAAAGTATGAGTTTAATTCTTACAGCAAAGAGCAAATATTGAAG TTGCGTGGGTACATGAATGAGGTACTGCTTGATCAAATCCCCAGTTTAATGGATTTGCAGAGATACTTAGAACAGCTAGCTATAATGGAACCACCAGCTATAAAGAAAGACATCGTTCTGGAACAG GTCCCAGAAATACGAGAAAATCTTTTAAAATGTAACCAGGGAAAATGGGAGAAAATTGCCAAATACCAGAAGAGAGCTTACTTTTCTCCGTCAGCAGAGGATgtcaaaaaacaagcaaagac gTGGGCAGACACTTACAATCTTGATATGCTTGAAGAGCTTGCGAGTGAGCCCTCAAAATGTGCGACATGTGGTCAGTCAGCCACCAAGAGATGCTCAAGATGTCAAACTGAATGGTACTGTTCAAG GGAATGCCAAGTCAAGCATTGGAGTAAACACAAACCAGCTTGTAATCTTGTCGTAGAAACCAAGTCATAG